The Bdellovibrio bacteriovorus genome includes a region encoding these proteins:
- the pilM gene encoding type IV pilus assembly protein PilM, translated as MFFKSKKVIGLDIGTSSIKLAEMDFNGKGAQLLSFGFAPTPPNAVSGGEIVDIGSVGVAIQSLVNEVKSKRKSLATAMWGTAVIVKKITIPRMDKKLIKDQIRFEAEQYIPFDINNISLAHHILTGSSSPDTMDILLIAAQNELVTQYTQVIEISGLSCGVLDVSGFALANAFELNYGKIPGEVIGLLNFGAAITNFVVVQNGEVIFCRDIPVGGANYTNEIHKAMGVTVAEAEALKLSAISRREVPDEVHSIISATNEAVTEEIRSSLDFLSATTNGLVLNRCFYTGGSSATSGLTETVSRVTGILMEPFNPFLRVKANPKKFSPEYLEQISSFAAVVTGLALREVGDAT; from the coding sequence ATGTTTTTTAAGTCAAAGAAAGTTATCGGACTCGACATCGGAACGAGTTCCATCAAGCTTGCTGAAATGGACTTCAATGGCAAAGGAGCCCAACTGCTTTCTTTTGGTTTCGCGCCAACGCCTCCCAATGCCGTATCCGGTGGAGAGATCGTCGACATCGGCTCAGTCGGGGTGGCGATTCAATCTCTGGTCAACGAAGTAAAATCCAAACGTAAAAGTTTAGCGACAGCAATGTGGGGAACTGCGGTGATCGTAAAGAAAATCACCATCCCTCGCATGGATAAAAAACTTATCAAAGATCAAATTCGTTTCGAGGCAGAGCAGTACATTCCTTTTGATATCAACAATATCAGCTTAGCTCATCACATTCTTACTGGAAGTAGCTCTCCAGATACGATGGATATTTTGTTGATCGCCGCGCAAAACGAACTTGTGACCCAGTACACTCAGGTTATCGAAATCAGTGGACTTAGTTGCGGCGTTTTAGATGTCAGCGGTTTTGCTCTGGCAAATGCCTTTGAACTGAACTACGGAAAAATTCCTGGTGAAGTGATCGGTCTTCTTAATTTCGGAGCCGCGATCACTAACTTCGTTGTCGTTCAAAACGGCGAAGTTATTTTCTGTCGTGATATCCCTGTTGGTGGTGCGAACTACACGAATGAAATCCATAAAGCAATGGGTGTGACGGTGGCTGAAGCCGAAGCGCTCAAGCTAAGTGCCATTTCTCGTCGTGAAGTTCCTGATGAAGTTCACTCGATCATCAGTGCAACCAATGAAGCCGTCACCGAAGAAATTCGCAGCAGTTTGGATTTCTTAAGCGCGACAACAAATGGTTTGGTTTTAAACCGTTGTTTCTACACCGGCGGAAGTTCTGCGACTTCAGGTCTTACTGAAACCGTATCTCGCGTGACAGGCATCTTGATGGAGCCTTTCAATCCGTTCCTACGTGTGAAGGCCAATCCGAAAAAGTTTTCTCCGGAATACTTAGAACAAATCAGCTCTTTCGCGGCTGTAGTGACTGGCTTGGCCTTGCGTGAGGTGGGGGATGCGACATGA
- a CDS encoding ABC transporter ATP-binding protein encodes MSVLTVRKLNKTFKGGLFEKDRHVLRDVSFSLPEGQTSGFVGSNGSGKTTSIKCIFDFIRPDSGEILFFGKPLSSESKTRIGYLPERPYLYEFLTGMEFLKLHWNLCYGSSLKDFYERAHEALKKVDLMEAKDRRLRTYSKGMLQRIGIAQAILTRPELLILDEPMSGLDPDGRAMVKDILREEQKRGVTLFFSSHLLQDMEELCSHLVVINRGQILYDGVLSSFMSEFQSLERAFSVLKGKEEAHG; translated from the coding sequence CGCCACGTTCTTCGTGACGTGAGCTTTTCTTTGCCCGAAGGACAAACTTCGGGCTTTGTCGGCAGCAATGGTTCCGGCAAAACCACTTCTATCAAATGCATCTTTGATTTCATTCGGCCCGATAGCGGCGAAATTCTTTTTTTCGGTAAGCCCTTAAGTAGCGAAAGCAAGACCCGTATTGGTTATTTGCCTGAACGCCCGTACCTTTACGAGTTTCTGACGGGCATGGAGTTTTTAAAACTTCATTGGAATCTTTGTTATGGTTCGTCACTGAAAGATTTTTACGAACGCGCTCATGAAGCGCTAAAAAAAGTCGATCTGATGGAAGCAAAGGACCGCCGTTTGCGCACATACTCTAAGGGGATGTTGCAAAGAATCGGAATTGCGCAAGCGATTCTAACTCGCCCGGAACTTCTTATTCTCGATGAGCCGATGTCTGGTTTGGATCCTGATGGTCGCGCCATGGTGAAAGATATTCTACGCGAAGAACAAAAACGTGGGGTCACGCTTTTCTTTAGCAGTCACCTGCTTCAGGATATGGAAGAGCTTTGCAGTCATCTCGTCGTCATCAATCGCGGGCAAATTCTTTATGATGGTGTTTTAAGCTCCTTCATGTCGGAATTCCAAAGCCTGGAGCGTGCTTTCTCTGTCCTTAAAGGCAAGGAGGAAGCTCATGGCTAA
- a CDS encoding PilN domain-containing protein, producing MIKINLATSTVSPSVGASLGISSDGFVSPDEARKEALKRLVLLLVGPAALYIYENQNIPGKIADLNAKTQVLSELQSYNSRQAASVAEIKKFKEDEALMAARISALEKLAKDRQREVRVLDLLQSVIPEKAWLTRVQINPDRVNIQGLALSDFEVSAFLEALTKSVFLMDVNLVSSSEVTQDGSVLKKFEISCLLERPE from the coding sequence ATGATTAAAATTAATCTTGCCACATCCACAGTCAGTCCTTCGGTTGGAGCGTCTTTAGGAATTTCTTCAGACGGATTTGTTTCTCCGGATGAGGCTCGGAAGGAAGCGCTGAAACGTTTGGTTCTTCTTTTGGTGGGACCAGCCGCTTTATACATTTATGAAAATCAAAACATTCCGGGAAAGATCGCTGATCTCAATGCTAAAACTCAGGTTTTAAGCGAGTTGCAAAGTTATAATTCTCGTCAGGCTGCTTCCGTTGCCGAAATTAAAAAGTTCAAAGAAGATGAAGCTTTGATGGCCGCCCGGATTTCCGCATTGGAAAAACTGGCAAAAGACCGTCAAAGAGAAGTGCGCGTTTTGGACTTGTTACAGTCCGTGATTCCCGAAAAGGCCTGGTTGACTCGTGTGCAGATCAACCCGGACCGCGTGAATATCCAAGGTCTGGCGCTCAGTGATTTTGAAGTTTCCGCCTTCTTAGAAGCTTTAACAAAGAGCGTGTTCTTAATGGACGTGAATCTTGTAAGCTCTAGCGAAGTCACCCAAGATGGTTCTGTACTTAAAAAGTTTGAGATCAGCTGCTTGTTGGAGAGACCTGAATGA
- the pilO gene encoding type 4a pilus biogenesis protein PilO produces the protein MNKFFETLAAQQISKILLIGLALTGFYWYALYDDGSAIDAQIVSVTQQLQEEENKKKDTDATLKQVQEMQEKVGQLSQKYQEISRRLPSALFSIDINKAIDDFARNSGVSVKAKKPAENVKKEVVEEVPVDVTLEGTYAELAQFAFIVSNAERMSRVKNVVVTRPEPVTGGKLKFEGQVVGYKLAPETKKPEGTETPK, from the coding sequence ATGAATAAGTTTTTTGAAACTCTCGCAGCTCAACAAATCAGTAAGATTCTGCTCATCGGTTTAGCGCTGACAGGATTTTACTGGTACGCACTTTACGATGACGGCTCTGCTATTGATGCCCAAATCGTCAGTGTGACCCAGCAATTGCAGGAAGAAGAAAATAAGAAGAAAGATACGGACGCGACTTTAAAGCAAGTGCAAGAGATGCAGGAAAAAGTCGGTCAGCTAAGTCAAAAGTATCAAGAAATTTCTCGTCGTCTTCCTTCGGCTTTGTTTTCTATTGATATCAATAAAGCCATTGATGATTTTGCTCGTAACTCCGGCGTCAGCGTAAAAGCAAAGAAGCCTGCGGAAAACGTGAAAAAAGAAGTTGTTGAAGAAGTTCCCGTGGATGTGACATTAGAGGGAACTTATGCTGAGCTGGCGCAGTTCGCGTTCATCGTTTCCAACGCAGAACGTATGTCACGAGTGAAGAATGTTGTCGTAACAAGACCGGAACCGGTGACGGGCGGTAAGTTAAAATTTGAAGGTCAGGTGGTTGGTTATAAATTAGCACCTGAAACTAAGAAACCTGAAGGTACGGAGACTCCCAAGTGA
- a CDS encoding prepilin peptidase, translating to MFDQDVFFLIVFFILGAIFGSFGNVVIYRLPKEESVVKPRSYCYNCKKTIKWYDNIPILSWFILRGRCRNCGAKFSFRYPLVEIIMASLFALSYHYVGFSWSLLEYLIFIFGLVVCTFIDFDHMILPDEFTLSGIVIGLVGAALNPHREFMDALLGVLMGGGFLWGMAYVYYLLTKNEGMGGGDIKLLAWIGALLGWKAIPFVIMSSAIVGSVVGIIMSRKQKAGLKTVIPFGPYLALGAIFYLFGGETIALWYFDLFLPGV from the coding sequence TTGTTTGATCAGGACGTTTTCTTTCTTATTGTCTTCTTTATTCTGGGTGCCATTTTCGGAAGTTTCGGTAACGTTGTTATTTACCGACTTCCCAAAGAAGAAAGTGTCGTCAAACCTCGTAGCTATTGTTACAACTGCAAAAAAACCATTAAATGGTACGACAACATCCCTATTCTGAGTTGGTTTATCCTGCGTGGCCGTTGCCGTAACTGTGGTGCCAAATTTTCTTTCCGTTATCCTTTGGTCGAAATCATCATGGCGTCGCTTTTTGCTCTCAGTTACCACTATGTGGGTTTTTCTTGGTCATTACTTGAGTATTTGATTTTCATCTTCGGCTTGGTGGTTTGCACCTTCATCGACTTCGATCATATGATCTTGCCTGATGAGTTCACTCTTTCCGGCATCGTGATCGGGCTTGTCGGAGCCGCTTTGAATCCTCACCGCGAATTTATGGACGCTCTTTTAGGAGTTCTGATGGGCGGCGGATTCTTGTGGGGAATGGCCTATGTCTATTACCTACTCACAAAAAATGAAGGTATGGGTGGGGGAGACATCAAACTTCTAGCTTGGATCGGCGCTCTTTTAGGGTGGAAGGCCATTCCTTTCGTCATCATGTCATCTGCCATCGTGGGAAGTGTGGTCGGCATCATCATGTCGAGAAAGCAGAAAGCTGGACTAAAGACGGTGATTCCTTTCGGTCCTTATCTAGCGTTAGGCGCGATCTTCTATCTTTTTGGCGGTGAAACAATCGCTCTTTGGTACTTTGATCTCTTCTTACCGGGAGTCTAG
- a CDS encoding replication-associated recombination protein A: MDLFSSSNAALSSSPLSEILRPKNLDEIIGQDKTLGPKSKLGQMLRKGYLPSLIIWGPPGTGKTTFALALSQHFNAHFENINAVDAGAKVLREVGEKGRDRRLQFQQKTVLFVDEIHRFNKAQQDVLLPFVEKGDLVLVGATTENPSYELNRALLSRCRVVVFERLSEEDLSKIVLRAETHYKKPLERILTKDAINNLLEYSDGDARRLINSLEILYNFTKDQEDGERLDVNDMRELLQQNPLGYDKSSEMHYDLISAFIKSVRGSDPDAAVYYLARMIDGGEDPIFIARRLIILASEDIGNADPRAISVAVSGLQAVEAIGLPEGAITLSQVTTYLACCPKSNASYMALNNARALVEKTRTQPVPLHLRSAKTALAKDLGYGRDYRYPHNYPTGWVEQNYLPEELETGPLYEPTNRGFEKNIRDYLNWMKGQKPEK; encoded by the coding sequence ATGGATCTTTTCTCATCTTCCAATGCCGCCTTAAGTTCATCCCCGCTGTCAGAAATTCTTCGTCCGAAGAATCTGGATGAAATCATTGGCCAAGATAAAACCTTGGGGCCTAAATCAAAACTGGGTCAAATGTTGCGAAAAGGATATCTGCCAAGCCTCATTATTTGGGGGCCTCCGGGAACGGGTAAAACGACTTTCGCCTTGGCGTTGTCGCAACACTTCAATGCGCATTTCGAAAATATCAACGCGGTCGATGCTGGCGCCAAAGTCTTGCGCGAAGTCGGTGAAAAAGGCCGTGATCGCCGACTGCAATTCCAACAAAAGACTGTTCTGTTTGTCGATGAAATTCACCGTTTCAATAAAGCTCAGCAAGATGTCCTTCTGCCGTTCGTTGAAAAAGGCGATCTGGTTCTCGTGGGTGCGACAACGGAAAACCCAAGTTATGAATTAAACCGGGCCCTTTTAAGCCGCTGTCGTGTCGTGGTCTTCGAACGTCTTTCTGAAGAAGATCTTAGCAAAATCGTCCTTCGCGCTGAAACTCACTACAAAAAGCCGTTGGAGCGCATCCTTACAAAGGATGCCATCAACAACCTTTTAGAATACTCAGATGGAGACGCCCGTCGCCTCATCAACAGTCTCGAAATCCTTTATAACTTTACAAAGGATCAAGAAGACGGGGAACGCCTCGACGTCAATGATATGCGCGAGCTTTTGCAACAAAATCCATTGGGTTACGACAAAAGCTCCGAGATGCACTATGACCTCATCTCTGCCTTCATCAAAAGCGTTCGCGGCAGCGATCCCGATGCTGCCGTTTACTATCTAGCTCGTATGATCGACGGGGGAGAAGATCCTATCTTTATCGCCCGCCGTCTCATCATCCTCGCCTCTGAAGATATTGGAAATGCCGATCCCCGCGCGATCTCTGTGGCTGTTTCAGGTTTGCAGGCCGTAGAAGCTATTGGTCTTCCCGAAGGGGCTATCACTCTGTCGCAGGTAACGACTTATCTAGCTTGTTGTCCGAAATCCAACGCTTCTTATATGGCGTTAAATAACGCCCGCGCCTTAGTGGAAAAAACACGCACTCAACCAGTGCCTCTTCATTTAAGATCTGCGAAAACGGCGTTAGCGAAAGACTTGGGCTACGGTCGCGACTATAGATATCCCCACAATTATCCAACGGGCTGGGTAGAACAAAATTATCTGCCTGAAGAGTTAGAGACGGGACCGCTCTATGAACCGACGAATCGCGGGTTCGAGAAAAATATCCGTGATTATCTGAATTGGATGAAGGGGCAAAAGCCAGAGAAATAA
- a CDS encoding pilus assembly protein PilP, producing MKSVRWIVSYILVAAIGLWLAFAVSVRFITPAQSQEAPSAGELPPEFLKEVEATQVPPTGGTPKPTTPPAGTPPAGAPPMENPAAQVPPPGQPNVPPPPMESQFGDGATAPAPQTSSILPGDGYSYDPTGKRDPFKPFRTIRPAITDAGKAAAEILEPLQRWEIDRLQIVGILWDVTTPRAMVRDPDGAVFTVTKNSKIGRNEGFVAAIREGEVVVVETKYDDGKSIKETRVLELRK from the coding sequence GTGAAATCTGTAAGATGGATTGTGTCTTACATTTTAGTCGCAGCAATTGGACTCTGGCTGGCATTTGCAGTCAGTGTGCGTTTTATTACGCCTGCGCAGTCACAAGAAGCCCCTTCAGCTGGGGAGCTTCCTCCTGAATTTTTAAAAGAAGTGGAAGCGACGCAAGTTCCACCAACAGGTGGTACACCGAAGCCGACAACACCTCCGGCGGGGACTCCTCCAGCGGGGGCTCCTCCGATGGAAAATCCCGCTGCCCAAGTGCCGCCTCCGGGACAACCGAATGTACCTCCTCCACCGATGGAAAGTCAGTTCGGAGATGGAGCAACGGCTCCGGCGCCGCAGACATCAAGTATTTTGCCAGGTGATGGATATTCTTACGATCCCACTGGAAAAAGAGATCCGTTTAAGCCATTTAGAACAATTCGTCCTGCAATTACAGATGCAGGTAAAGCGGCCGCAGAGATTTTAGAACCTTTGCAACGTTGGGAAATTGATCGTCTGCAAATCGTCGGCATCCTATGGGATGTAACAACGCCGCGAGCGATGGTTCGCGATCCAGATGGTGCCGTGTTTACAGTAACTAAGAACTCTAAAATTGGCCGAAACGAAGGATTTGTAGCGGCGATTCGCGAGGGTGAAGTTGTCGTCGTAGAAACGAAATATGACGATGGAAAATCCATCAAAGAAACTCGCGTGTTGGAGTTGAGAAAATAG
- the pilQ gene encoding type IV pilus secretin PilQ translates to MKGFIRLLILSAMIASLTSCASRPVEDDDLSLDGGESAEVAPADSGAQDDFAEFEDSGSQQQAEAAPAPEGDQDLAIEEEINQSSDVPQQAETLPPTPAPEETSPTEDPFADTTVADAPTPTPESAPAPDVPAESTVTETIPTPVAESAPQVVNNGEPAMITDLQFKSNETGGTVIVNANKPLTYTTRTNPDLRQFIIEVDNATLPDRLKRSLNTRDIKGSVGAIDAYQNPGSSTARFVIQLREGVSEPTVQSEGNALLIVANSSGDAGSVAEAAPVQEQQILPSQNLQEFLAGNTQFYGKKISIETNNMDIRDALNFITEESGVNMVLSEDVKGNISLKLRQVPWDQALVVIMKAKKLGYTRQGNVLRIAPLQDLRAEEDDANKLAQARKNIEPLKVRMFPVSYARVDELEKKIKDFLGDRGRVVGDVRTNALVVTDIEENLERAAKLIASLDTQPPQVLVEGKIVEAKESFTRNIGVNWGATGSPIKLGSTSRGPVNMNPSFNVNPTATTPGNFNFNLSVGTLDVFGTLQAALALSETEEQVKVISAPRIMTMTNEKADITQTTEVPVRQVTQNGTATQETFQFKPLTMKLEVTPQVTADGSVIMKVNVNRQFQGADTSGAGQGAFAVNSREANTRVLVKNGQTAVIGGIYQSDATDGETGVPWLREVPYLGYLFKTKNVRKDKTELLVFLTPRIIGVVDSSGPQTQDF, encoded by the coding sequence ATGAAAGGATTCATTAGATTATTAATCCTAAGTGCAATGATTGCATCTTTGACCTCTTGTGCAAGTCGCCCGGTGGAAGACGATGATTTGTCTTTGGACGGAGGCGAGTCTGCAGAAGTAGCGCCGGCTGATTCTGGTGCGCAAGATGATTTCGCCGAATTTGAAGATTCCGGTTCACAACAACAGGCAGAGGCCGCTCCAGCACCAGAAGGTGACCAGGATCTAGCGATTGAAGAAGAAATCAATCAGTCGAGCGATGTGCCTCAGCAGGCGGAAACTCTTCCTCCAACTCCGGCTCCGGAAGAAACATCACCGACGGAAGATCCTTTCGCGGATACGACCGTAGCGGATGCGCCAACGCCAACTCCTGAATCTGCTCCAGCACCCGATGTGCCTGCAGAATCGACGGTGACAGAGACAATTCCCACTCCAGTTGCAGAGTCGGCTCCGCAAGTCGTGAACAACGGTGAACCTGCAATGATCACGGACCTTCAGTTCAAATCCAATGAGACGGGTGGAACTGTGATCGTGAATGCGAACAAGCCTTTGACGTACACGACACGCACGAACCCTGATTTGCGCCAATTTATTATTGAAGTGGACAATGCCACTTTGCCTGATCGTCTGAAGCGTTCATTGAACACTCGCGATATTAAAGGCAGCGTTGGTGCCATCGATGCTTATCAGAACCCAGGTTCGTCGACAGCTCGTTTTGTCATCCAACTTCGTGAAGGCGTTTCAGAGCCGACGGTGCAATCTGAAGGCAATGCATTGTTAATCGTTGCAAACAGCTCGGGGGATGCAGGTTCCGTAGCCGAGGCGGCTCCAGTTCAAGAACAACAAATTCTTCCAAGTCAAAACTTGCAAGAGTTCTTGGCAGGAAACACGCAGTTCTACGGTAAAAAGATTTCGATCGAAACCAACAACATGGATATCCGCGACGCTTTAAACTTCATCACTGAAGAAAGTGGCGTGAACATGGTTCTTTCTGAAGATGTGAAAGGCAATATCAGTCTGAAACTTCGCCAAGTTCCTTGGGACCAAGCTTTGGTTGTTATCATGAAAGCGAAAAAGCTAGGCTACACTCGTCAAGGCAATGTATTGCGTATCGCTCCTTTGCAAGATTTAAGAGCGGAAGAAGACGACGCCAATAAGCTTGCTCAAGCCCGCAAAAACATTGAACCGTTAAAAGTTCGCATGTTCCCAGTGAGCTATGCCCGTGTCGACGAGCTAGAAAAGAAAATCAAAGATTTCTTAGGTGACCGCGGTCGTGTGGTGGGCGACGTCCGTACAAATGCGTTAGTTGTAACTGACATCGAAGAAAACCTAGAGCGCGCGGCAAAATTGATTGCAAGCTTAGACACTCAACCTCCGCAAGTCCTTGTCGAAGGTAAAATCGTTGAAGCCAAAGAAAGCTTCACACGCAATATCGGTGTGAACTGGGGAGCCACAGGTTCGCCCATCAAATTGGGTTCCACATCTCGTGGCCCTGTGAACATGAATCCTAGCTTCAACGTCAATCCGACAGCGACAACGCCCGGCAACTTCAACTTCAATTTGAGTGTGGGTACATTGGACGTTTTTGGAACTTTGCAAGCGGCTTTGGCGTTGTCTGAAACTGAAGAGCAAGTAAAAGTGATCTCGGCTCCAAGAATCATGACGATGACGAATGAAAAAGCCGACATCACTCAGACGACAGAGGTTCCAGTCCGTCAAGTGACTCAAAACGGGACAGCGACTCAGGAAACGTTCCAGTTCAAACCGTTAACAATGAAACTTGAGGTCACTCCTCAGGTGACCGCTGACGGTTCTGTTATAATGAAAGTGAACGTGAATAGACAGTTCCAAGGTGCCGACACGAGCGGCGCGGGCCAAGGCGCTTTCGCGGTGAACAGTCGTGAAGCCAACACTCGCGTGCTTGTGAAAAACGGTCAGACCGCAGTTATCGGTGGTATCTATCAAAGTGATGCCACAGACGGGGAAACTGGAGTTCCTTGGCTGCGTGAAGTCCCTTATCTCGGCTACCTGTTTAAGACGAAGAACGTGAGAAAAGACAAGACGGAGCTTTTGGTTTTCTTAACTCCAAGAATTATTGGAGTGGTTGATTCATCAGGTCCGCAAACTCAAGACTTCTAA
- a CDS encoding cupin domain-containing protein: MIITRWQAPIVPSKEQVHMILESEGLEPYDEVYEPQMKVQDHRHPFAEVRVIVSGEMIFNISGNQFVLRPGDRVEIPANTKHSHTAQGAQGCVCVCAQRAI; this comes from the coding sequence ATGATCATCACACGCTGGCAAGCTCCGATCGTTCCAAGCAAAGAACAAGTTCATATGATTCTTGAGTCTGAAGGCTTGGAACCGTACGACGAAGTTTATGAGCCGCAAATGAAAGTGCAGGATCATCGTCACCCGTTCGCAGAAGTTCGTGTTATTGTTTCTGGAGAAATGATCTTTAATATTTCTGGAAATCAGTTCGTTCTTCGTCCTGGCGATCGCGTGGAGATTCCTGCGAACACAAAACACTCGCACACCGCTCAAGGTGCGCAAGGCTGTGTTTGCGTTTGCGCGCAAAGAGCAATTTAA
- a CDS encoding ABC transporter permease, with amino-acid sequence MAKVWALARTTLREMLRERVFLVVVLIAVALLGLSFLLGALSFAEQQKILTDFGFLAIQVAALGVSLFSGSYLLSKEIEKQTCLLILSRPVSRDQFILGKLLGVLALNTLLIGALALLLCALLGLWKTPEVLGTYAVICLSLWFESAIILCLVICFSLIVRPVLALGAGVMVFLLGHWLGDLSFFAEKSKEALFIQAVQVFHWITPNFYRMNWKSFYFLENGIPAQNIVWMVAHMSGWALLLVLITNFFFRRKDIV; translated from the coding sequence ATGGCTAAGGTGTGGGCTTTGGCTCGAACCACATTAAGAGAAATGTTGCGAGAGCGTGTGTTCCTAGTCGTGGTTCTTATCGCGGTGGCACTTTTAGGTCTGAGCTTTCTTTTGGGTGCCTTATCTTTCGCCGAACAACAAAAAATTCTGACTGACTTCGGTTTTCTTGCGATCCAAGTGGCCGCGTTAGGTGTTTCTCTTTTTTCAGGTTCTTATCTGCTTTCAAAAGAAATAGAAAAACAAACCTGTTTGTTGATTTTATCTCGGCCCGTCAGCCGTGATCAATTCATCTTAGGTAAGTTATTGGGCGTTCTTGCACTCAATACACTTTTGATCGGTGCTTTGGCTTTGCTTTTGTGCGCGCTTTTAGGTCTTTGGAAAACTCCGGAAGTCTTAGGTACCTACGCCGTCATCTGTTTAAGTTTATGGTTTGAAAGTGCCATCATTCTTTGCTTAGTCATTTGTTTCAGTCTTATCGTCCGTCCCGTCCTCGCATTAGGTGCGGGCGTGATGGTGTTCTTATTAGGTCATTGGCTTGGCGATCTTTCTTTTTTTGCAGAAAAAAGCAAAGAGGCTCTTTTCATTCAAGCGGTTCAAGTTTTCCATTGGATCACTCCCAATTTTTACCGCATGAACTGGAAGTCTTTTTACTTTCTGGAAAATGGCATCCCGGCTCAAAATATTGTTTGGATGGTGGCGCACATGAGCGGGTGGGCGCTTTTATTAGTTTTAATTACGAATTTCTTCTTCAGGAGAAAAGACATTGTTTGA